A genomic segment from Diospyros lotus cultivar Yz01 chromosome 5, ASM1463336v1, whole genome shotgun sequence encodes:
- the LOC127802794 gene encoding soluble inorganic pyrophosphatase 6, chloroplastic: MAAAKVMATVAASNTATAALLFRGPLRRSHGFSLGLNCNSNGLAPKRRLFTCRALYKPEVQIKEEGQPETLDYRVFLVENSGKKVSPWHDIPLHLGDGVFNCIVEIPKETSAKMEVATDEAHTPIKQDTKKGKLRYYPYNINWNYGLLPQTWEDPSFANPEVEGASGDNDPVDVVEIGETRGKIGQIMKVKPLAALAMIDEGELDWKIVAISLDDPRASLVNDVDDVEKHFPGTLTAIREWFRNYKIPDGKPANKFGLGNKPASKDFALKVITETNESWAKLVKRSIPSGELSLC, translated from the exons ATGGCGGCGGCAAAAGTTATGGCGACCGTAGCGGCGAGCAACACCGCCACAGCTGCCTTGCTATTCAGAGGCCCACTGCGGAGATCGCACGGCTTCAGTCTCGGCCTCAACTGCAACAGCAATGGATTGGCACCGAAGCGGAGGCTCTTCACTTGTCGTGCTCTGTACAAGCCCGAGGTTCAGATCAAGGAGGAAGGCCAGCCCGAAACCCTAGACTACCGAGTGTTCTTGGTGGAAAATTCCGGCAAGAAG GTTTCTCCCTGGCATGATATACCATTACACTTGGGCGATGGTGTTTTTAATTGTATTGTTGAAATACCCAAAGAAACAAGTGCGAAGATGGAAGTTGCTACTGATGAGGCACACACTCCCATAAAGCAGGAtacaaagaaaggaaaacttCGATACTATCC ATACAATATAAATTGGAATTATGGATTGCTTCCACAAACATGGGAAGACCCATCATTTGCAAACCCTGAAGTTGAGGGGGCATCTGGAGATAATGATCCAG TTGATGTTGTTGAGATTGGTGAAACTCGTGGAAAGATAGGGCAGATTATGAAGGTCAAGCCCTTGGCTGCTTTGGCAATGATTGATGAAGGGGAGCTTGACTGGAAAATAGTTGCGATTTCCTTGGATGATCCACGAGCTTCACTTGTTAATGATGTTGATGACGTGGAAAAACATTTCCCG GGCACTCTTACTGCAATCAGGGAGTGGTTCAGGAACTACAAGATCCCCGATGGGAAACCCGCCAACAAGTTTGGCCTTGGCAACAAGCCAGCGAGCAAG GATTTTGCTCTTAAGGTAATCACCGAGACCAATGAATCTTGGGCCAAGCTTGTGAAGAGATCAATTCCTTCTGGCGAGCTGTCACTTTGTTGA
- the LOC127801430 gene encoding uncharacterized protein LOC127801430 isoform X1, with protein sequence MMSRKESVGSNSPSTFPISGIFSPSNTCNSDPGNLNSPPPAWKDNSLCFSCQQAGHWARNCPNRTPTARRELHLGPPSSLPSAGPSPVVYCPCGGGICDVKVSRKPKSSGRKFYACPLYPSVNKCNFFKWYDELSSDDLTYDAPTCECGAGPCHVYRETDGPNAGRKFFVCPIKKGQGACDFRQLVGATDSHSNDGTTTSPSIFTNCHENNSANSDFVVEGDSPKKNYFQGQGASGFSRSVDATNCHSDEGTTTSQSTLSNFHENSSANSEFVEEGHFPKQKSFQGQGACGFKRFVDATDCHSDEGTTSSQSTLTNCHENSSANSDFVEEGNFPKQKSFQGQGACGFRRFVDATDCYSDEDDTSSQSTLTNCQENSSANGVSVVGGDFACQVQEIGSSVVDCLEHAPKFGIISEPPRKDRIRLVNSEGRDDTSDEPLRNRYKRLRFGALKSDGVALKITSDGWDVPQSKPKGPTMVKALRASVLTPEPSSPQKRHFLGQISPAGSSLTGASSSSLCYNSPALPSLKVPVTWNCLESAVHQILGFQFRGWYGQLLFPPSRSLTVPSPKPFFCCIFPSFDPICDSQDVNVSNAKAAIIVPYSQSLAEPDLQSLLLEGQLCLKQPSKTLQEKKITEPIKETFRKAAKQIQNEFLTVLELTDFRDHETMASDASSVFRALDALFVDYQPFKQQVMGFVGSAASLAEAELWIQEDNSLQQLVDRYNCQKQCLENVSHLHAETAAALEASTKHLESLRKEVALVKAMLRRIEEELLSCETENVEILYRLEQVNEEKLKSQQRFQVAAMEVEEALKLGQKREAAEASFKAAKLKLQHYCKISTLDPKS encoded by the exons ATGATGTCCCGGAAGGAAAGCGTGGGATCGAACTCCCCTTCAACTTTTCCGATTTCCGGCATATTTTCTCCTTCCAACACTTGCAATTCCGACCCTGGAAACCTAAACTCTCCGCCGCCTGCTTGGAAAGACAATAGCCTTTGTTTCTCCTGCCAGCAAGCAGGCCACTGGGCCAGAAACTGCCCCAACAGAACCCCAACAGCGAGGAGGGAACTCCATCTGGGCCCACCATCGTCGCTTCCCTCTGCTGGTCCTTCGCCCGTTGTTTACTGCCCGTGCGGCGGCGGAATCTGCGACGTGAAGGTCTCTCGGAAGCCCAAAAGCTCCGGCCGCAAGTTCTACGCCTGCCCGCTCTACCCTTCC GTGAACAAATGTAACTTTTTCAAGTGGTATGACGAGCTGAGTAGTGATGATCTAACGTACGATGCTCCGACCTGCGAGTGTGGGGCTGGACCTTGTCATGTTTATCGGGAAACTGATGGACCCAATGCCGGTCGGAAGTTCTTTGTCTGCCCCATCAAGAAG GGACAGGGTGCTTGTGATTTCAGGCAATTGGTGGGTGCTACTGATAGTCATTCAAATGATGGTACTACTACTTCCCCGTCTATATTCACCAACTGCCATGAAAATAACTCTGCAAACAGTGACTTCGTCGTGGAAGGGGATTCTCCAAAGAAAAACTACTTCCAAGGACAAGGAGCTTCTGGTTTCAGTCGATCTGTGGATGCTACTAATTGTCATTCAGATGAAGGTACTACTACTTCCCAGTCTACATTGTCCAACTTCCATGAAAATAGCTCTGCGAACAGTGAGTTTGTCGAGGAAGGGCATTTTCCAAAGCAAAAATCCTTCCAAGGGCAGGGTGCTTGTGGTTTCAAACGATTTGTGGATGCTACTGATTGTCATTCAGACGAAGGTACTACTTCTTCCCAGTCTACATTGACCAACTGCCATGAAAATAGCTCTGCTAACAGTGACTTCGTTGAGGAAGGGAATTTTCCGAAGCAAAAATCCTTCCAGGGACAGGGTGCTTGCGGTTTCAGACGATTTGTGGATGCTACTGATTGTTATTCAGACGAAGATGATACTTCCTCCCAGTCTACATTGACCAACTGCCAAGAAAATAGCTCTGCAAATGGTGTCTCCGTGGTGGGAGGGGATTTTGCCTGCCAAGTACAAGAGATCGGATCGTCTGTGGTGGACTGTCTCGAGCATGCCCCGAAGTTTGGAATTATTTCTGAACCACCTAGGAAAGACAGAATTCGACTGGTGAATTCCGAAGGAAGAGACGACACATCCGATGAACCTTTGCGCAATCGTTATAAACGCCTCCGATTTGGGGCTCTTAAATCCGATGGCGTCGCTCTTAAGATCACTAGTGATGGCTGGGATGTGCCACAATCAAAGCCAAAGGGCCCGACAATGGTGAAAGCACTCCGAGCCTCTGTCCTGACACCCGAGCCTTCAAGTCCTCAGAAAAGACATTTTCTTGGGCAGATTTCTCCTGCTGGATCTTCTTTAACAGGAG CTTCTTCCAGTTCTCTGTGCTATAATTCTCCTGCCTTGCCTAGCCTCAAGGTTCCGGTAACATGGAATTGTTTGGAGTCCGCTGTCCATCAAATTTTAGGCTTTCAATTTAGAGGCTGGTACGGCCAGCTTCTGTTTCCTCCATCTAGGAGCCTAACTGTTCCCTCACCTAAGCCCTTCTTTTGCT GCATCTTTCCTTCCTTTGATCCAATTTGTGACTCCCAAGATGTCAATGTATCGAATGCTAAAGCCGCGATCATTGTGCCATACAGTCAGTCATTAGCTGAACCCGACTTGCAATCTCTTTTGCTCGAGGGGCAATTGTGTCTCAAGCAGCCTTCCAAAAcgttacaagaaaaaaaaatcacagaACCAATCAAAGAGACATTCCGCAAGGCAGCAAAGCAAATCCAGAATGAGTTTCTCACTGTCTTAGAGTTGACCGATTTTCGTGACCACGAGACCATGGCCAGTGATGCCAGTTCAGTTTTCAGGGCTCTGGATGCCTTGTTTGTTGATTATCAACCCTTCAAACAACAAGTAATGGGATTCGTTGGCTCTGCAGCATCACTTGCAGAAGCTGAACTGTGGATCCAAGAAGACAACTCTCTGCAGCAGCTTGTTGACAGATACAATTGCCAGAAACAATGCTTGGAAAATGTTTCTCATCTTCACGCGGAGACTGCTGCTGCTCTGGAAGCTTCAACCAAGCACCTTGAATCTCTCAGAAAAGAGGTTGCCCTGGTCAAGGCTATGCTCCGTCGTATCGAGGAGGAGTTGTTATCCTGCGAGACTGAGAATGTGGAAATCTTATATCGCTTGGAGCAAGTCAATGAAGAGAAGCTGAAATCTCAACAAAGATTTCAAGTTGCAGCCATGGAGGTGGAAGAAGCACTAAAACTTGGTCAAAAGAGGGAAGCTGCAGAGGCTTCTTTCAAGGCTGCAAAACTCAAACTCCAACACTACTGTAAAATATCGACCCTAGATCCTAAATCTTAA
- the LOC127801430 gene encoding uncharacterized protein LOC127801430 isoform X3, producing MMSRKESVGSNSPSTFPISGIFSPSNTCNSDPGNLNSPPPAWKDNSLCFSCQQAGHWARNCPNRTPTARRELHLGPPSSLPSAGPSPVVYCPCGGGICDVKVSRKPKSSGRKFYACPLYPSVNKCNFFKWYDELSSDDLTYDAPTCECGAGPCHVYRETDGPNAGRKFFVCPIKKGQGACDFRQLVGATDSHSNDGTTTSPSIFTNCHENNSANSDFVVEGDSPKKNYFQGQGASGFSRSVDATNCHSDEGTTTSQSTLSNFHENSSANSEFVEEGHFPKQKSFQGQGACGFKRFVDATDCHSDEGNFPKQKSFQGQGACGFRRFVDATDCYSDEDDTSSQSTLTNCQENSSANGVSVVGGDFACQVQEIGSSVVDCLEHAPKFGIISEPPRKDRIRLVNSEGRDDTSDEPLRNRYKRLRFGALKSDGVALKITSDGWDVPQSKPKGPTMVKALRASVLTPEPSSPQKRHFLGQISPAGSSLTGASSSSLCYNSPALPSLKVPVTWNCLESAVHQILGFQFRGWYGQLLFPPSRSLTVPSPKPFFCCIFPSFDPICDSQDVNVSNAKAAIIVPYSQSLAEPDLQSLLLEGQLCLKQPSKTLQEKKITEPIKETFRKAAKQIQNEFLTVLELTDFRDHETMASDASSVFRALDALFVDYQPFKQQVMGFVGSAASLAEAELWIQEDNSLQQLVDRYNCQKQCLENVSHLHAETAAALEASTKHLESLRKEVALVKAMLRRIEEELLSCETENVEILYRLEQVNEEKLKSQQRFQVAAMEVEEALKLGQKREAAEASFKAAKLKLQHYCKISTLDPKS from the exons ATGATGTCCCGGAAGGAAAGCGTGGGATCGAACTCCCCTTCAACTTTTCCGATTTCCGGCATATTTTCTCCTTCCAACACTTGCAATTCCGACCCTGGAAACCTAAACTCTCCGCCGCCTGCTTGGAAAGACAATAGCCTTTGTTTCTCCTGCCAGCAAGCAGGCCACTGGGCCAGAAACTGCCCCAACAGAACCCCAACAGCGAGGAGGGAACTCCATCTGGGCCCACCATCGTCGCTTCCCTCTGCTGGTCCTTCGCCCGTTGTTTACTGCCCGTGCGGCGGCGGAATCTGCGACGTGAAGGTCTCTCGGAAGCCCAAAAGCTCCGGCCGCAAGTTCTACGCCTGCCCGCTCTACCCTTCC GTGAACAAATGTAACTTTTTCAAGTGGTATGACGAGCTGAGTAGTGATGATCTAACGTACGATGCTCCGACCTGCGAGTGTGGGGCTGGACCTTGTCATGTTTATCGGGAAACTGATGGACCCAATGCCGGTCGGAAGTTCTTTGTCTGCCCCATCAAGAAG GGACAGGGTGCTTGTGATTTCAGGCAATTGGTGGGTGCTACTGATAGTCATTCAAATGATGGTACTACTACTTCCCCGTCTATATTCACCAACTGCCATGAAAATAACTCTGCAAACAGTGACTTCGTCGTGGAAGGGGATTCTCCAAAGAAAAACTACTTCCAAGGACAAGGAGCTTCTGGTTTCAGTCGATCTGTGGATGCTACTAATTGTCATTCAGATGAAGGTACTACTACTTCCCAGTCTACATTGTCCAACTTCCATGAAAATAGCTCTGCGAACAGTGAGTTTGTCGAGGAAGGGCATTTTCCAAAGCAAAAATCCTTCCAAGGGCAGGGTGCTTGTGGTTTCAAACGATTTGTGGATGCTACTGATTGTCATTCAGACGAAG GGAATTTTCCGAAGCAAAAATCCTTCCAGGGACAGGGTGCTTGCGGTTTCAGACGATTTGTGGATGCTACTGATTGTTATTCAGACGAAGATGATACTTCCTCCCAGTCTACATTGACCAACTGCCAAGAAAATAGCTCTGCAAATGGTGTCTCCGTGGTGGGAGGGGATTTTGCCTGCCAAGTACAAGAGATCGGATCGTCTGTGGTGGACTGTCTCGAGCATGCCCCGAAGTTTGGAATTATTTCTGAACCACCTAGGAAAGACAGAATTCGACTGGTGAATTCCGAAGGAAGAGACGACACATCCGATGAACCTTTGCGCAATCGTTATAAACGCCTCCGATTTGGGGCTCTTAAATCCGATGGCGTCGCTCTTAAGATCACTAGTGATGGCTGGGATGTGCCACAATCAAAGCCAAAGGGCCCGACAATGGTGAAAGCACTCCGAGCCTCTGTCCTGACACCCGAGCCTTCAAGTCCTCAGAAAAGACATTTTCTTGGGCAGATTTCTCCTGCTGGATCTTCTTTAACAGGAG CTTCTTCCAGTTCTCTGTGCTATAATTCTCCTGCCTTGCCTAGCCTCAAGGTTCCGGTAACATGGAATTGTTTGGAGTCCGCTGTCCATCAAATTTTAGGCTTTCAATTTAGAGGCTGGTACGGCCAGCTTCTGTTTCCTCCATCTAGGAGCCTAACTGTTCCCTCACCTAAGCCCTTCTTTTGCT GCATCTTTCCTTCCTTTGATCCAATTTGTGACTCCCAAGATGTCAATGTATCGAATGCTAAAGCCGCGATCATTGTGCCATACAGTCAGTCATTAGCTGAACCCGACTTGCAATCTCTTTTGCTCGAGGGGCAATTGTGTCTCAAGCAGCCTTCCAAAAcgttacaagaaaaaaaaatcacagaACCAATCAAAGAGACATTCCGCAAGGCAGCAAAGCAAATCCAGAATGAGTTTCTCACTGTCTTAGAGTTGACCGATTTTCGTGACCACGAGACCATGGCCAGTGATGCCAGTTCAGTTTTCAGGGCTCTGGATGCCTTGTTTGTTGATTATCAACCCTTCAAACAACAAGTAATGGGATTCGTTGGCTCTGCAGCATCACTTGCAGAAGCTGAACTGTGGATCCAAGAAGACAACTCTCTGCAGCAGCTTGTTGACAGATACAATTGCCAGAAACAATGCTTGGAAAATGTTTCTCATCTTCACGCGGAGACTGCTGCTGCTCTGGAAGCTTCAACCAAGCACCTTGAATCTCTCAGAAAAGAGGTTGCCCTGGTCAAGGCTATGCTCCGTCGTATCGAGGAGGAGTTGTTATCCTGCGAGACTGAGAATGTGGAAATCTTATATCGCTTGGAGCAAGTCAATGAAGAGAAGCTGAAATCTCAACAAAGATTTCAAGTTGCAGCCATGGAGGTGGAAGAAGCACTAAAACTTGGTCAAAAGAGGGAAGCTGCAGAGGCTTCTTTCAAGGCTGCAAAACTCAAACTCCAACACTACTGTAAAATATCGACCCTAGATCCTAAATCTTAA